In Rhizobium sp. ZPR4, a genomic segment contains:
- a CDS encoding SDR family oxidoreductase, whose product MSNQTENNKTALILGATGGIGGAVAEGLALRGWRIRALNRNAAEAASRQPEFDWFQGDAMQAEDVLKAAQGADVIVHAVNPPGYRNWGKVVLPMLDNTIAAAKAVGARIVLPGTVYNFGPDVFPNVTEDSAQRPKTRKGAIRVQMERRLRAAAEQGDTPVIIVRAGDFFGGARANSWFSQAMVTPGKPISSMTYPGKRGVGHQWAYLPDVAETMIRLIEKGDQLPAFAVYHMRGHWDGDGRQMIEAVQRVLGHRVKVKSFPWWMVPLAAPFVTLMRELREMSYLWDVPLQMRNDKLVAALGEEPHTPIDEAVRSSLASIGCLQAA is encoded by the coding sequence ATGAGCAACCAGACAGAAAATAACAAAACGGCCCTGATACTCGGCGCTACCGGCGGCATTGGCGGCGCTGTCGCGGAAGGGCTTGCCCTTCGCGGCTGGCGTATCCGGGCACTGAACCGCAATGCGGCCGAGGCCGCCAGCCGCCAGCCGGAGTTCGACTGGTTCCAGGGCGATGCCATGCAGGCGGAGGATGTTCTGAAGGCCGCGCAAGGTGCGGATGTTATCGTGCATGCGGTCAACCCGCCCGGCTATCGCAATTGGGGCAAGGTCGTCCTGCCGATGCTCGACAATACGATCGCCGCCGCCAAGGCGGTCGGTGCGCGCATCGTGCTGCCCGGCACGGTCTATAATTTCGGTCCCGATGTGTTCCCGAATGTCACGGAAGACAGCGCGCAACGGCCGAAGACCCGCAAGGGCGCCATCCGCGTGCAGATGGAGCGGCGTCTGAGGGCGGCAGCAGAGCAGGGCGATACCCCTGTCATCATCGTACGCGCCGGCGATTTCTTCGGCGGCGCCCGCGCCAACAGCTGGTTTTCTCAAGCCATGGTGACGCCGGGCAAGCCTATCAGCTCGATGACCTATCCGGGCAAGCGCGGTGTCGGCCATCAATGGGCCTATTTGCCTGATGTCGCCGAAACCATGATCCGGTTGATCGAGAAGGGCGACCAGCTGCCGGCCTTCGCCGTCTATCATATGCGTGGCCATTGGGATGGAGACGGAAGGCAGATGATCGAAGCCGTGCAGCGTGTGCTTGGACATAGGGTGAAGGTGAAGTCGTTTCCCTGGTGGATGGTGCCGCTGGCCGCTCCCTTCGTGACATTGATGCGGGAACTGCGCGAAATGAGCTATCTATGGGACGTGCCGCTGCAGATGCGGAATGACAAGCTCGTGGCTGCACTCGGCGAAGAGCCTCATACGCCGATCGATGAGGCGGTTCGCAGCAGCCTGGCGTCGATCGGTTGCCTGCAAGCTGCGTGA
- a CDS encoding LysR family transcriptional regulator, giving the protein MTLHSDPSWDFYRTFLAVLEHGSLSAAARELGLTQPTVGRHIDALEQSVGAELFTRSQQGLLPTDTALVLKPYAETLASTTAALLRAASSSKDEVSGTVRISASEVIGVEVLPPILARLQARYPDLNVELSASDAVEDLLQREADIAVRMVAPAQEALLARHIGIVSLGLFAHRDYVQHNRKPETVGELRRHKLIGFDRQTAYIRMMTKRYPMLEGATFSFRSDHSIALHNALRAGMGISFLQIPLANRDPNLVRVLPEIEVSIDTWVVMHENLKTSPRCRVTFDALVEGLLDHIKENNREA; this is encoded by the coding sequence ATGACATTACATTCTGATCCAAGCTGGGATTTCTATCGCACATTTCTCGCCGTGCTGGAGCACGGCTCGCTGTCGGCCGCTGCCCGCGAACTCGGCCTGACACAGCCGACGGTCGGCCGTCATATCGACGCGTTGGAGCAATCGGTCGGCGCGGAATTGTTCACGCGGTCGCAGCAGGGTCTGCTGCCGACCGATACCGCCCTCGTTCTGAAGCCTTACGCCGAGACACTGGCAAGTACCACCGCAGCCCTACTGCGTGCGGCGTCCAGCTCGAAGGACGAGGTCAGCGGCACAGTGCGCATCAGCGCCAGCGAGGTCATCGGTGTCGAAGTATTGCCGCCGATTCTTGCCAGGCTGCAAGCGCGTTACCCCGATCTGAACGTGGAGCTATCTGCCTCCGATGCCGTGGAGGATCTGCTGCAGCGTGAAGCCGATATCGCCGTGCGCATGGTCGCGCCGGCGCAGGAGGCGTTGTTGGCTCGACATATCGGCATCGTCTCACTCGGCCTGTTCGCGCATCGCGACTATGTCCAACACAACAGGAAGCCTGAAACCGTCGGGGAATTGCGCAGGCACAAGCTCATCGGCTTTGACCGCCAGACTGCCTATATACGCATGATGACGAAGCGCTATCCGATGCTCGAAGGCGCCACCTTCAGCTTTCGTTCCGATCACAGCATCGCGCTCCATAATGCACTGCGCGCCGGCATGGGCATCAGCTTCCTTCAAATCCCCTTGGCAAACCGCGATCCGAACCTCGTGCGCGTGTTGCCGGAGATTGAAGTGTCGATCGACACCTGGGTCGTCATGCACGAAAATCTCAAGACATCACCACGCTGTCGCGTAACGTTCGACGCTCTCGTCGAGGGATTGCTCGATCATATCAAGGAAAACAATCGGGAAGCATGA
- a CDS encoding GrpB family protein yields the protein MGSAVELVPYDRAWPEDFEHIREKLERLLAPYAVTIEHIGSTSVPGIAAKPLIDVDIILRSAADIPVATQRLLDQGYEPRGNRYDDDVWAFMRRDGRPPERIYLCPPNNRTHEHRVIFRDYLRAHPAEATAYAALKLELAEIHRHDGDRYTTEKRHFIDAIMEKASNKPKG from the coding sequence ATGGGATCGGCGGTTGAACTGGTGCCTTACGACCGTGCATGGCCGGAGGATTTCGAACACATTCGCGAAAAGCTCGAACGATTGCTGGCGCCCTACGCGGTCACGATAGAGCACATCGGTAGCACATCCGTTCCCGGCATCGCCGCAAAACCGCTGATCGACGTCGACATCATCCTGCGTAGTGCTGCCGATATCCCCGTGGCAACACAGCGCCTTCTCGACCAAGGCTACGAACCACGCGGCAATCGCTATGACGACGATGTCTGGGCCTTCATGCGGCGCGACGGCAGACCGCCGGAACGCATCTATCTCTGCCCGCCCAACAACCGGACGCACGAGCACAGGGTGATCTTTCGGGATTATCTTCGTGCGCACCCGGCAGAAGCCACGGCCTATGCAGCGCTGAAACTGGAGCTCGCCGAAATCCATCGGCATGACGGCGATCGCTACACCACCGAGAAGCGTCACTTCATCGACGCGATCATGGAAAAGGCATCAAATAAACCGAAGGGCTAA
- a CDS encoding DUF2188 domain-containing protein has protein sequence MVKVVYEIVPHDGGWAYRFRDVYSEAFPTHSEAVEAARIVAAEQQIGGDSAEISWQDESGKWHEEYADGGDRPETEVIDGQMHFPPVDTAPGA, from the coding sequence ATGGTCAAGGTCGTTTACGAAATCGTGCCGCATGACGGTGGATGGGCTTACCGCTTCCGAGACGTTTATTCGGAAGCGTTTCCAACACATTCCGAAGCGGTAGAGGCAGCCAGGATCGTGGCGGCCGAACAGCAAATCGGGGGAGATTCAGCCGAAATCAGTTGGCAGGACGAGAGCGGCAAATGGCATGAGGAATATGCCGATGGCGGTGATCGCCCCGAAACTGAGGTCATCGACGGCCAGATGCATTTCCCGCCGGTCGATACTGCCCCTGGCGCTTAG
- a CDS encoding calcium:proton antiporter: MFTAKWFKQEKALFVALAIAVIAYIGEHSILEMGQGAAMVAAAALIATIVLASMRVAHHAETLAVKVGDPYGTMILTLSAVAVEVIILAIMMSGESSPTLVRDTIYAAVMLDINGILGLAALLGGLKHGEQPYNDDSSRTYGVMILTAMGISMIVPEFIPDAKWHYYSAFTIVAMIALYALFLRMQVGKHSYFFSYSYPRTEKKLATADDEEHHDEESTTTSIVTILIGVVLIGVLAEFMSAFMDTGLKGTGAPPAIAAIVVAAISAAPEILTALRAALRNRMQATVNIALGASLSTVILTVPVMEAIALYTGQPFIMAMSPVQTVMVMITLIVAAINLNDGETNAIEGMTHFILFATFIMLTTLGL; this comes from the coding sequence GTGTTCACAGCGAAGTGGTTTAAGCAGGAAAAAGCCCTGTTCGTGGCATTGGCGATTGCCGTTATTGCCTATATCGGCGAGCATTCCATACTGGAAATGGGCCAAGGCGCAGCGATGGTCGCAGCCGCGGCATTGATCGCAACGATTGTACTGGCATCCATGCGTGTTGCCCATCATGCCGAGACCCTCGCCGTCAAGGTCGGTGACCCCTACGGCACGATGATCCTGACCCTTTCGGCCGTTGCGGTCGAAGTGATCATCCTTGCCATCATGATGAGCGGCGAGAGTTCGCCGACGCTGGTGCGCGACACGATCTATGCCGCCGTCATGCTCGATATCAACGGCATCCTCGGCCTTGCCGCCCTTCTCGGCGGGCTGAAGCATGGCGAACAGCCCTATAATGACGATTCCAGCCGAACCTATGGCGTGATGATCCTGACCGCCATGGGCATTTCGATGATCGTGCCGGAATTCATTCCCGATGCGAAATGGCACTATTATTCCGCCTTCACCATCGTCGCGATGATCGCCCTTTATGCGCTCTTCCTGCGCATGCAGGTAGGCAAGCACAGCTATTTCTTCAGCTACAGCTATCCACGCACGGAAAAGAAGCTCGCCACCGCCGATGATGAAGAGCATCATGATGAGGAGTCCACGACTACCTCGATCGTGACAATCCTGATCGGCGTCGTGCTGATCGGTGTGCTGGCGGAATTCATGTCGGCTTTCATGGATACCGGCCTCAAGGGCACGGGCGCACCGCCCGCCATCGCGGCTATCGTCGTCGCCGCCATTTCGGCAGCGCCGGAAATTCTAACGGCTTTGCGCGCAGCGCTTAGAAACCGTATGCAGGCGACGGTCAACATCGCCCTGGGTGCTTCGCTCTCGACCGTCATCCTGACGGTGCCGGTTATGGAGGCGATTGCGCTCTATACCGGCCAGCCCTTCATCATGGCGATGTCGCCGGTGCAGACGGTCATGGTGATGATCACGCTGATCGTCGCCGCGATCAACCTCAACGACGGCGAAACCAACGCCATCGAGGGCATGACCCATTTCATTCTTTTCGCCACCTTCATCATGCTGACGACGCTCGGTCTTTGA
- a CDS encoding pyridoxal phosphate-dependent aminotransferase: protein MAFLADALSRVKPSATIAVSQKARELKAKGRDVIGLGAGEPDFDTPDNIKTAAIDAINRGETKYTPVSGIPELRKAIAAKFKRENNLDYAPEQTIVGTGGKQILFNAFMATLNPGDEVIIPTPYWVSYPEMVALCGGTPVFVATTQANSFKLQPADLEKAITPKTKWFMFNSPSNPSGAAYSHDELKALTDVLVKHPHVWILTDDMYEHLTYGEFKFATPVEVEPSLYDRTLTMNGVSKAYAMTGWRIGYAAGPLQLIKAMDMIQGQQTSGATSIAQWAAVEALNGPQDFIPRNKKIFEGRRDLVVSMLNQAKGISCPVPEGAFYVYPSCAGLIGKTAPTGKVIETDEDFVSELLESEGVAVVHGSAFGLGPNFRISYATSEELLEEACRRIQRFCGACK from the coding sequence ATGGCCTTTCTTGCCGACGCTCTTTCCCGTGTAAAGCCTTCTGCCACCATCGCCGTTTCCCAGAAAGCGCGCGAGCTGAAAGCAAAAGGACGCGACGTGATCGGCCTCGGCGCCGGTGAGCCCGATTTCGATACGCCCGATAATATCAAGACGGCGGCCATCGACGCGATCAATCGCGGCGAGACGAAGTACACGCCGGTTTCCGGCATCCCGGAACTGCGCAAGGCGATCGCCGCCAAGTTCAAGCGCGAGAACAATCTGGACTATGCTCCCGAGCAGACCATTGTCGGCACGGGCGGCAAGCAGATCCTGTTCAACGCCTTCATGGCGACGCTGAACCCCGGCGATGAAGTCATCATCCCGACGCCTTACTGGGTTTCCTACCCGGAAATGGTGGCGCTGTGCGGCGGTACGCCGGTTTTCGTCGCGACGACGCAGGCCAACAGCTTCAAGCTGCAGCCCGCCGATCTCGAAAAGGCGATCACGCCGAAGACCAAGTGGTTCATGTTCAACTCGCCGTCCAACCCGTCGGGCGCCGCCTATTCGCATGATGAACTGAAGGCGCTGACGGACGTGCTGGTCAAGCATCCGCATGTCTGGATCCTGACCGACGACATGTATGAGCACCTGACCTATGGCGAGTTCAAGTTCGCCACGCCGGTCGAAGTCGAGCCGAGCCTCTATGATCGCACGCTGACGATGAACGGCGTTTCGAAGGCCTATGCGATGACCGGTTGGCGTATCGGTTATGCTGCCGGTCCGCTGCAGCTCATCAAGGCGATGGACATGATCCAGGGTCAGCAGACTTCTGGCGCGACGTCGATTGCCCAGTGGGCTGCCGTCGAAGCGCTCAACGGTCCGCAGGACTTCATTCCGCGCAACAAGAAGATCTTCGAAGGTCGCCGTGATCTCGTCGTATCGATGCTGAACCAGGCGAAGGGCATTTCGTGCCCGGTTCCGGAAGGTGCCTTCTATGTCTATCCGTCCTGCGCCGGCCTGATCGGCAAGACGGCTCCGACCGGCAAGGTTATCGAGACGGACGAGGATTTCGTCTCCGAACTCTTGGAATCGGAAGGCGTTGCCGTCGTACACGGTTCGGCTTTCGGCCTCGGCCCGAACTTCCGCATCTCCTATGCGACCTCGGAAGAGCTGCTCGAAGAAGCTTGCCGTCGCATCCAGCGCTTCTGCGGCGCCTGCAAGTAA
- a CDS encoding PQQ-dependent sugar dehydrogenase, which produces MRDARTGVGRTEFSIALMAGALLSATSALAEPALTIKTQKVDVKVETIATRLEHPWAVQVLPDGAYLVTERPGRMRIVRDGKVSTPISGMPEVYARGQGGLLDVELDPKFSGNRTLYFTASGAGDGGSGTAVFRARLSPDETRLTDVKRIFLMNKLSRGNIQYGSRIAIARDGSLFVSLGDRGQQDRAQDFHDDAGSIIHIEADGSIPADNPFSDSKRALPEIWSKGHRNPQGITFDSETNRLYTVEHGAKGGDEINTPEAGKNYGWPVISYGVNYNGTKIGIGTAKAGMEQPRFYWDPSIAPGAIVVYRGKMFPEWNGEFLVTALKFELLSRLNRDGKGKITEQERMFDGKFGRLRDITVAPDGALLITTDEDNGTLLRVSRAAN; this is translated from the coding sequence ATGCGCGACGCCAGAACGGGAGTGGGCAGAACGGAATTTTCGATCGCCCTGATGGCCGGCGCACTGCTGTCAGCAACATCGGCACTTGCCGAACCGGCTCTGACCATCAAGACGCAAAAGGTGGACGTCAAGGTCGAGACAATAGCGACAAGGCTCGAACATCCCTGGGCAGTCCAAGTGCTGCCGGATGGCGCCTACCTCGTCACCGAACGCCCGGGTCGCATGCGGATTGTCCGTGACGGCAAGGTTTCCACGCCCATATCAGGCATGCCTGAGGTCTACGCGCGCGGCCAGGGCGGCCTGCTCGATGTTGAGCTCGACCCGAAATTCTCCGGTAATCGCACCCTTTATTTCACGGCCTCTGGAGCCGGTGACGGCGGAAGCGGCACGGCCGTCTTTCGCGCCAGATTGTCGCCTGACGAAACTCGGCTGACGGACGTGAAGCGCATTTTCCTGATGAACAAGCTCTCGCGCGGCAATATCCAGTACGGCTCGCGCATCGCGATTGCCCGCGACGGCAGCCTCTTCGTCAGCCTCGGCGATCGTGGCCAGCAGGATCGCGCCCAGGACTTTCACGACGATGCCGGCTCCATTATCCATATCGAAGCCGATGGAAGCATCCCCGCCGACAATCCGTTCAGCGACAGCAAGCGCGCCTTGCCCGAAATCTGGTCGAAGGGCCACCGCAATCCGCAGGGCATCACCTTCGACAGCGAGACAAACAGACTCTATACGGTCGAGCACGGTGCCAAGGGCGGCGATGAGATCAACACGCCTGAAGCCGGCAAGAACTACGGCTGGCCCGTTATTTCTTATGGCGTCAATTATAACGGCACGAAGATCGGCATCGGCACGGCAAAAGCGGGCATGGAGCAACCCCGCTTCTATTGGGACCCGTCGATCGCCCCCGGCGCCATCGTCGTCTATCGCGGCAAGATGTTTCCCGAATGGAACGGCGAATTCCTTGTGACAGCGCTGAAGTTCGAGCTGCTGTCGCGCCTGAATCGGGACGGCAAGGGCAAAATCACCGAACAGGAACGTATGTTTGACGGCAAATTCGGGCGCTTGCGCGATATCACGGTCGCGCCCGATGGTGCGCTGCTGATCACGACAGACGAGGACAACGGCACGCTTCTGAGGGTTTCGAGGGCGGCAAATTAG
- a CDS encoding DMT family transporter has protein sequence MSRIQANLLLLLAAAIWGGGFVAQSTAMKAIGPFWFIGLRFAVATMVVLPFVWMENRKAAKPLTSRNWLSFLLIGIALFGGAATQQLGLLTTTVTNSSFITGLYVVFVPLIAVIFLRRSPHWVIWPAALMALCGIYLLSGGSFSRLTVGDFLTVVCALFWAAQITLAGSVVNDTGRPLGISATQFAVTAVLALAVAVAIEPISIADIRAALGEILYVGIFSSGLAFALQIIGQRYTTAPQAAIFLSSEALFGASLGALLLGETIGPLGYAGCALMFTAMLAVELVPELARRRAATA, from the coding sequence ATGTCTCGCATACAGGCGAATTTGTTGTTGTTGCTTGCCGCCGCGATCTGGGGCGGCGGTTTTGTTGCGCAATCGACAGCCATGAAGGCCATCGGACCATTCTGGTTCATCGGCCTCAGATTCGCCGTAGCCACCATGGTCGTCCTACCCTTCGTGTGGATGGAGAACAGGAAAGCCGCAAAGCCGCTGACGTCTCGCAACTGGCTCTCCTTCCTCCTGATCGGCATCGCCCTCTTTGGCGGAGCGGCAACGCAGCAGCTCGGGCTTCTGACGACGACCGTCACGAATTCCAGCTTCATCACCGGCCTTTACGTGGTCTTCGTGCCGCTGATCGCCGTTATCTTTCTGCGTCGCTCGCCGCATTGGGTCATCTGGCCCGCGGCATTGATGGCGCTTTGCGGCATCTATCTGCTCTCGGGCGGCTCATTCTCGCGCCTCACCGTGGGCGATTTCCTGACCGTCGTCTGCGCCCTCTTCTGGGCAGCGCAAATCACGCTTGCCGGCTCGGTCGTCAACGACACCGGCCGCCCGCTTGGCATCTCCGCCACGCAATTTGCGGTCACCGCCGTCCTTGCGCTTGCAGTTGCCGTCGCCATCGAGCCGATCAGCATCGCCGATATCCGCGCAGCACTCGGCGAGATCCTCTATGTCGGCATCTTCTCCTCAGGCCTCGCTTTCGCGCTGCAGATCATAGGCCAGCGCTACACAACGGCGCCTCAGGCCGCGATCTTCCTGTCGTCGGAGGCATTGTTCGGGGCTTCGCTCGGCGCCTTGCTGCTCGGCGAGACCATCGGCCCGCTCGGCTATGCCGGCTGCGCCTTGATGTTTACGGCGATGCTGGCCGTGGAATTGGTGCCGGAATTGGCTCGCCGGCGTGCCGCAACAGCATAA
- a CDS encoding cold-shock protein, whose protein sequence is MAETGTVKFFNTDKGFGFIKPDKGGADIFVHISAVQASGLAGLSENQKVSFDTEPDRRGKGPKAVNLQIAG, encoded by the coding sequence ATGGCCGAGACTGGCACTGTAAAGTTTTTTAATACCGATAAGGGCTTCGGTTTCATCAAACCGGACAAGGGTGGCGCGGACATCTTTGTACACATTTCTGCAGTTCAGGCTTCTGGTCTGGCAGGATTGTCGGAAAACCAGAAGGTAAGCTTCGACACGGAACCGGATCGCCGCGGCAAGGGACCAAAGGCCGTCAATCTGCAGATTGCTGGCTAA
- a CDS encoding BA14K family protein: MTILGKTLVMSAVAAALTVTSISAVSADEYWRHRNRDGWALGAAGLATGLIVGSAIASQPRYVEPSPVYVDPGYDAPPPGYYYRPAPRRVYVERDVSYDAPPPAYGMRPWSPAWMRYCYDRYRSFDSRSGTYVGYDGMRHFCTAD, translated from the coding sequence ATGACCATACTCGGCAAAACGCTCGTCATGTCCGCCGTCGCCGCGGCATTGACGGTCACATCCATCAGCGCTGTTTCCGCCGATGAATATTGGCGCCATCGTAACCGTGATGGTTGGGCGCTCGGCGCTGCCGGGCTGGCAACCGGCCTGATCGTCGGATCCGCCATTGCCAGCCAGCCGCGCTACGTCGAGCCGTCTCCGGTCTATGTCGATCCTGGCTATGACGCGCCTCCTCCCGGCTATTATTATCGCCCGGCACCGCGCCGCGTCTATGTCGAGCGTGACGTCAGCTATGATGCGCCGCCTCCGGCATACGGCATGCGTCCCTGGTCGCCCGCATGGATGCGCTATTGCTATGACCGCTACAGAAGCTTCGACAGCCGTTCCGGCACTTATGTCGGCTATGACGGCATGCGCCATTTCTGCACGGCCGACTGA
- a CDS encoding MBL fold metallo-hydrolase, whose translation MGMLQAGIIPVTPFEQNCTILFDPETKEGVVVDPGGDVDIILQTVRENGITLKAIWLTHGHIDHAGGADEVREALGIEVIGPHEDDRFLLEDIEAKGKMFNISGVRNVMPDRFLKEGDKVSFGEHEFEVFHCPGHAPGHVIYVNRKQGFAHLGDVLFNGSIGRTDLPGGNHQQLLESIRDKVFPLGDEVGFICGHGPGSRIGDERRTNPFLRGL comes from the coding sequence ATGGGCATGCTCCAGGCCGGCATCATTCCGGTGACCCCTTTCGAACAGAACTGCACTATCCTGTTCGATCCGGAGACAAAGGAGGGCGTGGTGGTCGATCCGGGCGGCGATGTCGATATCATCCTGCAGACGGTACGCGAGAACGGCATCACCCTGAAGGCTATCTGGCTCACGCACGGCCATATCGATCACGCCGGCGGCGCCGACGAGGTGCGCGAGGCGCTCGGCATCGAGGTGATCGGCCCGCATGAGGACGATCGGTTCCTACTTGAGGATATCGAGGCCAAGGGCAAGATGTTCAACATCAGCGGCGTGCGCAACGTCATGCCGGACCGCTTCCTCAAGGAGGGCGACAAGGTCTCCTTCGGCGAGCATGAGTTCGAGGTTTTCCATTGCCCAGGCCATGCGCCCGGCCATGTCATCTATGTCAACCGCAAGCAGGGCTTTGCCCATCTCGGTGACGTGCTGTTCAACGGCTCGATCGGCAGAACCGATCTGCCCGGCGGCAATCACCAGCAGCTCTTGGAATCGATCCGTGACAAGGTCTTCCCGCTGGGCGATGAAGTCGGTTTCATCTGTGGCCACGGGCCAGGCAGCCGGATTGGCGACGAGCGTCGCACCAATCCTTTCCTGCGCGGACTATAA